A stretch of the Saccharolobus caldissimus genome encodes the following:
- a CDS encoding ribosome assembly factor SBDS — protein MTKEREYVVVKYESHGEKFEILVKPKEALAFRSGKSISLSDVVVSDTIYKDVKKGLKASPAALKKVFGTTDFETIVKEILMKGELPVTAEQRKEMLENKRKQIIDFIHRNAIDPKTNLPIPPTRIEMAMEQARVQIDLNKDVEAQAMQIVKEISKIIPIKIAKAILNIKVPPAYSSKVKAQLHNLGEVKKTSWLEDGTLIAELEIPAGAQQEVIDKLNGLTKGEVEVKVLQVR, from the coding sequence ATGACTAAGGAGCGTGAGTATGTAGTAGTTAAATATGAGTCGCATGGAGAAAAATTTGAAATTTTAGTTAAGCCTAAAGAAGCTTTGGCTTTTAGGAGTGGAAAAAGCATAAGTTTATCAGATGTTGTTGTCTCAGATACGATTTATAAAGATGTAAAAAAAGGATTAAAGGCTTCACCAGCAGCACTTAAAAAAGTTTTTGGAACTACAGATTTTGAGACTATTGTAAAAGAAATTTTAATGAAGGGTGAGTTACCAGTTACTGCAGAACAAAGAAAAGAAATGCTTGAAAATAAGAGGAAGCAAATAATTGACTTCATTCATAGGAACGCTATCGATCCTAAAACTAATTTACCTATACCTCCTACTAGAATAGAAATGGCAATGGAGCAAGCTAGAGTACAAATTGATTTAAATAAAGATGTAGAAGCCCAAGCTATGCAAATTGTTAAAGAAATTTCTAAAATTATTCCGATTAAAATAGCTAAAGCAATACTTAACATAAAAGTACCACCTGCATATAGCTCTAAAGTGAAGGCGCAGTTACATAATCTAGGTGAGGTGAAAAAAACTAGTTGGCTAGAGGATGGTACGTTAATAGCAGAGTTAGAAATACCAGCTGGTGCACAACAGGAGGTAATAGATAAGTTAAACGGTTTAACTAAAGGTGAAGTAGAAGTTAAAGTGTTACAAGTGAGATAA
- the psmA gene encoding archaeal proteasome endopeptidase complex subunit alpha, giving the protein MAFGPAAMGYDRAITIFSPDGSLYQVDYAFEAVKKGWTAIGIKSKSGVVIASEKRKAQTLLDVDSIEKIFLIDDHVGCSFAGLASDGRVLIDYARNIALQHRLIYDEPISIDYLTKSVADVKQMYTQHGGVRPFGVALVIAGIDKSIPKLYMTEPSGQYMPYYAVAIGQGYYTATEFLEKNYREDMSIEDTILLALKALSSTLKPNEKLTPNTVEIGYASLQTGLFIKMTNEEKSIYLQKL; this is encoded by the coding sequence ATGGCGTTCGGTCCAGCAGCCATGGGTTATGATAGGGCAATAACAATATTTTCACCAGACGGTTCGCTTTACCAAGTAGATTATGCGTTTGAGGCGGTTAAAAAGGGATGGACTGCGATTGGGATTAAATCTAAATCTGGTGTAGTAATAGCAAGTGAAAAAAGAAAAGCACAGACGTTATTGGACGTTGACAGTATAGAAAAAATATTTCTAATTGATGATCATGTAGGCTGTAGTTTTGCGGGTTTAGCGTCAGATGGTAGAGTTTTAATTGATTACGCTAGGAATATCGCCTTGCAGCATAGATTAATTTATGATGAACCAATTAGTATAGACTATCTAACCAAATCTGTTGCTGATGTTAAACAAATGTATACGCAGCACGGTGGCGTTAGGCCATTTGGTGTAGCCCTAGTAATAGCAGGTATAGATAAGTCAATACCTAAACTTTACATGACTGAGCCAAGTGGTCAGTATATGCCATATTATGCAGTTGCGATAGGTCAAGGTTATTATACAGCAACAGAATTTTTAGAGAAAAACTACAGGGAAGATATGAGTATTGAGGATACAATACTTTTAGCGTTAAAAGCATTATCATCAACTTTAAAGCCTAATGAAAAATTAACTCCTAATACTGTAGAAATAGGTTACGCTTCTCTCCAAACTGGATTATTTATAAAAATGACAAATGAGGAAAAAAGTATATATCTACAGAAATTATAA
- a CDS encoding RNA-binding domain-containing protein, with product MKVTYATISVFIHETEDYNKVINGIETFFSPPILNSKKTVTTAEGHYGNKITIIEYKFDKKGCMQLFELILNKMDTSDLMFIFATIESHWSNGKLYLRFDKQHLIAENRLLLKEGDDVIRIVISFNTSLENIKEEIKKIVGNRVMYSKL from the coding sequence ATGAAAGTTACATACGCTACTATTTCTGTTTTTATTCATGAAACTGAGGATTATAATAAGGTAATAAATGGAATTGAAACTTTTTTCTCACCACCTATACTAAATTCCAAGAAGACTGTAACTACTGCAGAGGGACATTATGGGAATAAGATTACAATAATTGAATATAAATTCGATAAAAAAGGTTGTATGCAACTTTTTGAATTAATATTAAATAAAATGGATACTTCCGATCTTATGTTTATTTTTGCAACTATAGAATCGCACTGGAGTAATGGCAAGTTATATTTAAGGTTTGATAAACAGCACTTAATAGCTGAAAATAGGCTTTTACTTAAAGAAGGGGATGATGTGATTAGAATTGTGATATCATTTAATACTTCGTTGGAAAATATAAAGGAGGAGATAAAGAAAATTGTTGGTAATAGAGTCATGTATTCTAAACTCTAA
- a CDS encoding RNase P subunit p30, translated as MLVIESCILNSNLFPYAKKIGYNLVFSEDGLVGIKRVTFSVENGNHLKKILKGISREHILVFVKPLSIDSLKYAIINKRVNAIVLDDENSKIFRKTMLNLIRTHNKFVEVPLKSSKALIYKAILFSYKWIPNVIFSSYAKNFNELWNPISKISYLTILGADEEEAYKFVILNPIRLLYEFNSINN; from the coding sequence TTGTTGGTAATAGAGTCATGTATTCTAAACTCTAATTTATTTCCCTATGCCAAAAAAATAGGGTACAATTTAGTATTCAGTGAAGATGGATTGGTTGGAATTAAAAGAGTTACATTTAGTGTTGAAAATGGTAACCATTTGAAGAAAATACTTAAAGGAATTAGTAGAGAGCATATACTAGTTTTTGTTAAACCTTTATCTATAGATTCTCTTAAATATGCAATTATAAACAAAAGGGTAAATGCAATAGTATTAGATGACGAAAATTCGAAAATATTTAGAAAAACTATGTTAAATCTTATTAGAACACATAATAAATTTGTAGAAGTCCCCCTTAAATCTTCAAAGGCATTAATTTATAAGGCTATTCTATTTTCGTATAAATGGATTCCTAATGTAATTTTCTCCTCATATGCTAAGAATTTTAATGAGTTATGGAATCCTATATCTAAAATAAGTTATCTTACTATATTAGGGGCTGACGAAGAGGAAGCTTATAAGTTTGTTATTTTAAATCCCATAAGATTATTGTATGAGTTTAATTCAATTAATAATTGA
- a CDS encoding elongation factor EF-2: MPRYKTVEQVLSLMKDRTRVRNIGIIAHVDHGKTTTSDTLLAAAGIISPKVAGEALALDYLNVEQQRGITVKAANISLYHEVEGKGYVINLIDTPGHVDFSGRVTRSLRVLDGSIVVVDAVEGIMTQTETVLRQSLEERVRPILFINKVDRLVKELKLSPQEMLNRLLDIIRQFNNLIDMYGEPEFKEKWMINPQAGNVIFGSAKDKWGFSLPMAQKKGINMKHVIDAYTSSDKSKVEELASQVPIHEALLDAAIKFVPNPIEAQKYRIPKIWKGSLDSEVAKAMLNADPNGPIVFMITDMKVDPHAGLVATGRVFSGTLRAGEELWLVNAKTSQRVLQVSLYMGPTRELAEEIPAGNIAAVLGLDRARSGETALSVAFKDVQGSFERLHYISEPVVTIAVEPKNPKDLTKMIDALRKLSIEDPNLIVKINEETGEYLLSGMGFLHLEVSLQLLRENYGIDVITTPPIVVYRESIRAKSQIFEGKSPNKHNKFYFSVEPLNDKTIELISNGTVREDMDNKEMAKILRDEADWDYDEAKRIIAIDENVNILVDMTSGVQHLREVIDTVIQGFRLAMKEGPLAHEPIRGVKVIMHDAIIHEDPAHRGPAQIYPAVRNSIFAGFLTSRPTLLEPIQKLDIRVPTDLIGNVTAVITRKRGKILDVSQVSNMARVIAEIPVAESYDMASELRGATGGRAFWGTEFSRWAPVPDSILLDVINKIRERKGLPKELPKVEDFIS, encoded by the coding sequence TTGCCTAGATACAAGACAGTAGAACAAGTACTTAGTTTAATGAAAGATAGGACAAGGGTTAGGAATATAGGGATAATAGCGCACGTAGATCACGGTAAAACTACAACAAGTGATACACTACTTGCTGCAGCTGGAATAATATCACCAAAGGTTGCGGGAGAAGCACTTGCACTTGATTATCTAAATGTGGAGCAACAGCGAGGTATAACAGTAAAGGCTGCTAACATTAGCTTATATCACGAAGTTGAAGGTAAGGGTTATGTAATTAATCTAATAGATACGCCAGGTCACGTTGATTTTAGTGGAAGAGTTACGAGAAGTCTAAGAGTTTTAGATGGATCGATAGTAGTAGTAGATGCAGTAGAGGGAATTATGACACAGACTGAGACTGTATTAAGGCAAAGCTTAGAGGAGAGAGTAAGACCAATTCTATTTATAAATAAAGTAGATAGATTAGTTAAAGAATTAAAGCTAAGTCCTCAAGAAATGCTAAATAGATTGCTAGATATAATTAGGCAATTTAACAACTTAATTGATATGTATGGGGAGCCAGAATTTAAAGAAAAATGGATGATTAATCCACAAGCTGGCAATGTAATATTTGGATCTGCTAAGGATAAGTGGGGATTTAGCTTACCTATGGCTCAGAAAAAAGGTATAAATATGAAACATGTAATTGACGCATATACTTCTTCAGATAAATCTAAAGTTGAAGAACTAGCCTCACAAGTTCCTATTCACGAAGCATTATTAGATGCTGCAATAAAGTTTGTTCCAAATCCAATAGAAGCTCAAAAATATAGAATTCCGAAAATATGGAAAGGAAGTCTTGACAGTGAAGTAGCTAAGGCAATGTTAAATGCAGATCCTAATGGTCCAATAGTTTTCATGATTACTGACATGAAGGTAGATCCACATGCCGGTTTAGTTGCAACCGGCAGAGTATTTTCTGGAACTCTCAGAGCTGGCGAAGAACTATGGTTAGTTAACGCCAAAACTTCACAAAGAGTATTGCAAGTAAGCCTATATATGGGTCCAACGAGAGAGCTTGCAGAAGAAATCCCAGCAGGGAATATAGCTGCTGTTTTGGGGCTAGATAGGGCTAGATCCGGTGAAACTGCTTTATCTGTAGCTTTTAAAGATGTTCAAGGCAGTTTTGAAAGATTACATTATATATCAGAGCCAGTAGTTACTATAGCTGTAGAACCTAAAAATCCTAAGGATCTAACAAAGATGATAGATGCATTAAGGAAACTAAGTATTGAAGATCCTAATCTAATAGTTAAAATTAATGAGGAGACCGGAGAGTATTTATTATCAGGGATGGGTTTCTTACATTTAGAAGTTTCATTGCAGTTATTAAGGGAAAATTATGGTATAGACGTAATTACTACTCCTCCTATTGTAGTTTACAGGGAAAGTATAAGAGCAAAGAGTCAGATATTTGAAGGTAAATCTCCAAATAAGCACAATAAATTCTATTTCAGTGTAGAGCCATTAAATGATAAGACTATAGAACTAATAAGCAATGGGACTGTTAGAGAAGATATGGATAACAAAGAAATGGCTAAAATACTAAGGGATGAGGCAGATTGGGATTACGATGAAGCGAAAAGGATAATCGCTATAGATGAAAATGTTAATATTTTAGTAGATATGACAAGCGGTGTTCAGCATTTAAGAGAAGTAATAGATACTGTTATTCAAGGTTTTAGATTAGCAATGAAAGAAGGGCCTTTAGCGCATGAACCCATAAGAGGGGTAAAGGTAATTATGCATGATGCAATAATTCACGAGGACCCAGCCCATAGAGGCCCAGCTCAGATATATCCTGCGGTTAGAAATTCCATATTTGCTGGGTTTTTAACATCTAGGCCTACCTTATTAGAGCCCATACAGAAATTAGACATAAGAGTTCCTACAGATCTCATAGGTAATGTTACTGCGGTAATAACTAGAAAAAGAGGTAAAATACTAGACGTTTCTCAAGTGTCAAATATGGCTAGGGTAATAGCCGAAATACCAGTAGCAGAGTCATATGATATGGCTAGTGAGTTAAGAGGTGCTACTGGTGGTAGAGCATTTTGGGGTACCGAGTTTAGTAGATGGGCTCCAGTACCAGATAGTATATTATTAGATGTAATAAATAAAATTAGAGAAAGAAAAGGATTACCAAAAGAATTACCTAAAGTTGAAGACTTCATATCGTGA
- the rrp41 gene encoding exosome complex exonuclease Rrp41 yields MFQIQKPKLILEDGRRLDGRKPDELRNIKIELGVLKNADGSAIFEMGNTKVIAAVYGPKEMHPRHLSLPDRAVLRVRYHMAPFSTDERKNPAPSRREIELSKVIREALESAVLVELFPRTAIDIFTEVLQADAGSRLVSLMAASLALADAGIPMRDLISGVAVGKADGVIVLDLNEPEDMWGEADMPVAIMPSLGQVTLLQLNGSMTPEEFKQAFELAIKGINIIYNLEKEALKSRYIEFKEEAI; encoded by the coding sequence ATGTTTCAGATACAGAAACCAAAATTGATCCTTGAAGATGGAAGAAGATTAGATGGAAGAAAACCAGATGAATTACGAAATATAAAAATAGAATTAGGAGTCCTAAAAAATGCAGACGGCTCAGCTATTTTTGAAATGGGAAATACAAAGGTAATAGCAGCTGTTTATGGTCCTAAAGAGATGCACCCTAGGCATTTATCGTTGCCAGATAGAGCAGTTTTAAGAGTGAGATATCATATGGCTCCCTTCTCAACAGATGAGAGAAAAAATCCAGCACCTAGTAGAAGAGAAATAGAGCTTTCTAAAGTGATAAGAGAGGCGTTAGAATCCGCAGTGTTAGTAGAATTATTTCCTAGAACAGCTATAGATATATTTACTGAAGTTTTACAAGCAGATGCAGGTTCTAGACTCGTATCACTAATGGCAGCGTCATTAGCATTAGCTGATGCTGGAATTCCGATGAGAGATCTAATATCGGGAGTAGCAGTAGGTAAGGCTGACGGAGTGATAGTGTTAGATTTAAATGAACCAGAAGACATGTGGGGAGAAGCAGATATGCCAGTTGCAATAATGCCCTCATTAGGTCAAGTTACTTTATTGCAACTTAATGGCAGCATGACTCCGGAAGAGTTTAAGCAGGCTTTTGAGTTAGCAATAAAGGGGATAAATATTATATACAATTTGGAAAAAGAAGCGTTAAAAAGTAGATATATAGAATTTAAAGAGGAGGCGATATAA
- a CDS encoding prefoldin subunit beta, producing MAEKLPPEVQTQLVRFQQLKDQLDRLLLEKTTIENELREINRVLEELSTLTADAIIYKIVGNLLVKSDKASIEKELNDRKELLELRSRTYQKQEGILRKQLEDLQTKINEMLSRYYPQGGQTGIKA from the coding sequence GTGGCTGAAAAATTACCCCCCGAAGTTCAAACTCAGCTAGTCAGGTTCCAGCAATTAAAGGATCAATTAGATAGATTACTTTTAGAGAAGACCACTATAGAGAATGAATTACGTGAGATAAATAGAGTTTTAGAGGAGTTATCGACTTTAACAGCAGATGCTATTATATATAAAATTGTAGGTAATTTGCTAGTTAAATCCGACAAAGCATCTATAGAAAAAGAACTAAATGACAGAAAAGAATTGTTAGAACTTAGATCTAGGACTTATCAAAAACAAGAAGGAATACTGAGAAAGCAATTAGAGGATTTACAGACTAAAATAAATGAAATGTTATCAAGATATTATCCTCAAGGTGGCCAAACGGGTATAAAAGCATAA
- the xpf gene encoding 3'-flap repair endonuclease Xpf has product MVLRIYADDREKVSGIPELLKELGVIVILTQLSVADYVISENVAVERKAVTDLVNSVFDKRFFDQLNRLSEAYNNPILIIEGDISIIRNITEKWRAINNALIAATIDYNIKVLYSRDRRDTAEILKKLAEKYQLEYNYGRRINLHNKSKLENISDIQLYIVESFPHIGATLAEKLLTKFSTIQNICNASIADLEKAIGSRKKAEDIYKILRTPYLKSSNVSNNNKKKSSSLFDFL; this is encoded by the coding sequence ATGGTGCTGAGAATTTATGCTGATGACAGGGAGAAGGTTAGTGGTATACCAGAACTGTTAAAGGAATTAGGAGTAATTGTGATTTTAACTCAACTTAGTGTAGCAGATTACGTAATTTCAGAAAATGTAGCTGTGGAGAGGAAAGCAGTAACAGACCTAGTTAACTCTGTTTTTGATAAAAGATTTTTTGATCAGTTAAATAGATTGTCTGAGGCATATAATAATCCAATATTAATTATAGAAGGAGATATTAGTATAATTAGGAATATAACTGAAAAATGGCGTGCAATTAATAACGCACTTATTGCAGCGACTATTGATTATAATATAAAAGTGCTTTACTCTAGAGATAGAAGAGACACTGCAGAAATTTTAAAGAAATTAGCAGAGAAATATCAATTGGAATATAATTACGGAAGAAGAATTAATTTACATAATAAGTCAAAATTGGAAAACATTTCAGATATTCAGCTTTATATAGTAGAGTCATTTCCGCATATAGGTGCTACGCTAGCAGAAAAGTTACTTACAAAATTTAGCACAATTCAAAATATATGTAATGCGTCTATAGCCGATCTAGAGAAAGCTATTGGCAGTAGGAAAAAAGCTGAAGATATATACAAAATTTTAAGGACTCCTTATTTGAAATCAAGTAACGTCAGTAATAATAATAAAAAGAAAAGTTCTTCGTTATTTGACTTCCTCTGA
- a CDS encoding KEOPS complex subunit Pcc1 gives MLRIKILINSEDNERDKIDNIIYNSIIVEKVDIKYVKVKREPFEIEINAPSVTRARAIMNSYILWLYTILKSLEEVEKSG, from the coding sequence GTGTTAAGAATAAAGATCTTAATTAATTCTGAGGATAATGAACGTGATAAAATAGATAATATAATTTATAATTCTATAATAGTTGAAAAAGTAGACATAAAATACGTAAAAGTGAAAAGGGAACCTTTTGAAATTGAGATAAATGCTCCTTCGGTAACAAGAGCTAGAGCTATAATGAATTCTTATATACTTTGGCTCTATACAATTTTAAAGTCACTAGAAGAGGTGGAGAAAAGTGGCTGA
- a CDS encoding 50S ribosomal protein L37ae, whose protein sequence is MGKVTGIAGRFGARYGSTLRKKWKEIMERRYQEHQCPYCKTSGKVIRLASGIWYCKKCGTKWAGLAYTPY, encoded by the coding sequence ATGGGGAAAGTAACCGGAATAGCAGGGCGTTTTGGTGCTCGATACGGTTCTACATTACGAAAAAAATGGAAGGAAATAATGGAGAGAAGGTATCAAGAACATCAGTGTCCTTACTGTAAAACTTCTGGTAAGGTCATTAGATTAGCTTCTGGGATCTGGTACTGCAAGAAGTGTGGAACTAAGTGGGCAGGGCTTGCATATACTCCATACTAG
- the rrp4 gene encoding exosome complex RNA-binding protein Rrp4, producing the protein MSQPKFLLQPRSIVAPGDLIAEGEFQIPWSPYILKVGNRYYSTVVGLFDVKDSQFEVVPLEGSFYYPKVGDIVIGLIDDVEIYGWIVDIKAPYHAYLPALNLLGRPVNPGEDLRRYLDVGDYIIAKIENFDRTIDPVLSVKGKDLGRINSGTVIDIMPVKVPRVIGKNKSMYETLTSESGCSMLVANNGRIWANCPSRLSEEVLIEAIRKIESESHIRGLTDRIKKFIKEKLGEKNVSDTETKIDP; encoded by the coding sequence ATGAGCCAGCCAAAATTCTTGTTACAACCTAGATCAATAGTAGCACCAGGGGATTTAATAGCTGAAGGGGAATTTCAGATTCCTTGGTCTCCTTATATATTAAAGGTAGGTAACAGATATTATTCAACTGTGGTAGGCTTATTTGATGTAAAAGATTCACAATTTGAGGTTGTTCCGCTTGAAGGATCCTTTTATTACCCTAAAGTAGGAGATATAGTAATAGGTTTAATTGATGACGTTGAGATATATGGGTGGATAGTTGATATTAAAGCACCTTATCATGCATACCTTCCTGCATTAAATTTGCTTGGCAGACCGGTTAATCCCGGTGAGGATTTAAGGAGATATTTAGATGTAGGAGATTATATAATAGCTAAAATTGAAAACTTTGATAGGACAATAGATCCAGTTTTGTCTGTTAAAGGTAAGGATTTAGGTCGTATAAATTCTGGGACAGTAATTGATATAATGCCGGTTAAGGTTCCGCGTGTCATAGGCAAGAATAAAAGCATGTATGAAACTTTGACTTCTGAAAGCGGGTGTAGTATGCTAGTAGCAAATAATGGTAGGATATGGGCTAATTGTCCGTCACGTCTTTCAGAAGAAGTATTAATTGAGGCAATAAGAAAAATTGAGAGTGAATCTCATATAAGGGGATTAACAGATAGAATAAAAAAATTTATTAAAGAAAAACTAGGTGAAAAAAATGTTTCAGATACAGAAACCAAAATTGATCCTTGA
- a CDS encoding Rpp14/Pop5 family protein produces MSLIQLIIDLILLAWLTILTILYLIRRQFNIKIVKNKKLTKAKRYIVFYVITEGRVNGIDIEKGIRNSVKELLGSMWLDIANPKVILYRDDTQEGIISTNRVGYKTVLASLPFVKEINGNKILIVPRRTTGSLKRAKRIIGLK; encoded by the coding sequence ATGAGTTTAATTCAATTAATAATTGATCTGATACTATTAGCTTGGCTAACTATTCTAACTATACTATATCTTATTAGGAGACAATTTAATATAAAAATAGTTAAAAACAAAAAATTGACAAAAGCTAAGAGATATATTGTATTTTATGTTATTACCGAAGGGAGAGTAAATGGTATAGATATTGAAAAAGGTATTCGCAATTCTGTAAAGGAATTATTAGGTAGTATGTGGCTTGATATAGCAAACCCTAAAGTTATACTATATAGAGACGATACACAAGAGGGAATAATATCGACTAATAGAGTTGGATATAAGACTGTATTAGCCAGTTTACCTTTTGTTAAAGAAATTAATGGAAATAAAATACTTATAGTTCCAAGACGAACAACCGGCAGTTTAAAAAGGGCTAAAAGAATAATCGGATTAAAATGA
- a CDS encoding 50S ribosomal protein L15e: MGLSLYHYIERTWQSEDWKKSVIRQRLIEWRKSPSIVRIDKPTRLNRARALGYKAKQGFVVVRVRVRRGGLNKPRPNKGRRPKRMGVYGYSPAKGYRWIAEERAARKYPNLEVLGSYYVGEDGLYKYYEVILVDPSHPVIKNDPNLKWLQNPANRNRVFRGLTSAGKKARGLRKSRGLKGTVRHKWNRKQKEREEKKRHEASKYYRLQDYDKIPGK, from the coding sequence ATGGGATTGTCACTATATCACTATATAGAGAGAACATGGCAGTCAGAAGATTGGAAAAAAAGCGTAATAAGGCAAAGGCTAATTGAATGGAGAAAATCGCCTTCTATAGTTAGAATAGATAAGCCTACTAGGCTAAATAGGGCTAGAGCCTTAGGTTATAAGGCTAAGCAGGGTTTTGTCGTAGTTAGAGTTAGAGTTAGGAGAGGAGGTCTAAATAAACCTAGGCCTAATAAAGGAAGAAGGCCAAAAAGAATGGGTGTATATGGTTATTCTCCAGCTAAAGGTTATAGATGGATTGCAGAAGAAAGGGCTGCACGAAAATATCCTAATTTAGAGGTATTAGGGAGTTATTATGTAGGAGAAGATGGGTTATATAAATATTATGAAGTAATTTTAGTAGATCCGTCTCATCCAGTAATAAAAAACGATCCAAATCTCAAGTGGTTGCAAAATCCTGCTAATAGAAATAGGGTATTTAGAGGACTTACTTCAGCTGGTAAAAAGGCTAGAGGGCTAAGAAAAAGTAGAGGGCTTAAAGGTACTGTAAGACATAAATGGAATAGAAAGCAAAAGGAGAGAGAAGAGAAGAAGAGACATGAAGCAAGTAAATATTATAGATTACAAGATTATGACAAGATTCCAGGAAAGTAG
- the rrp42 gene encoding exosome complex protein Rrp42, whose product MSSTPSNQNIIPLIKKESIVSLFEKGIRQDGRKLTDYRPISIILDYAKKADGSALVKLGNTVVLAGTKIELDKPYEDTPNQGNLIVNVELLPLAYETFEPGPPDENAIELARVIDRSLRDSKAIDLTRLVIEPGKSVWTVWLDVYVLDYGGNALDACTLASVAALYNTKLYKVDQMNGEYRINKNEVNGKLPMSYPVVTVSVAKVDKYLIVDPDLDEESIMDTKVSFSYTPDFRIVGIQKSGKGSLSLQDVDQAENIARSAAGKLFEELKRQLNI is encoded by the coding sequence ATGTCATCTACACCTTCAAATCAAAATATTATTCCTTTAATAAAAAAAGAAAGTATTGTAAGTCTTTTTGAAAAAGGTATAAGGCAAGACGGGAGAAAATTAACCGATTATAGGCCAATTTCAATAATTTTAGACTATGCTAAAAAAGCAGATGGTTCAGCACTTGTCAAATTAGGGAATACAGTAGTACTAGCGGGAACTAAGATTGAGTTAGATAAACCTTATGAAGATACGCCTAATCAAGGCAATTTAATAGTGAATGTTGAACTATTACCTTTAGCATATGAGACTTTTGAACCTGGTCCTCCGGATGAAAACGCTATTGAATTAGCTAGAGTTATTGATAGAAGTCTAAGAGATTCAAAGGCTATAGATTTAACTAGGTTAGTAATAGAGCCAGGTAAAAGTGTATGGACAGTATGGTTAGATGTATACGTTTTAGATTATGGAGGTAATGCTCTAGATGCATGCACGTTAGCATCTGTAGCTGCATTGTATAATACAAAATTGTATAAGGTAGATCAAATGAATGGTGAGTATAGAATTAATAAGAATGAAGTTAATGGAAAATTACCTATGAGTTATCCTGTTGTTACAGTATCTGTTGCTAAAGTCGATAAATATCTAATAGTTGATCCAGATTTAGATGAGGAATCCATTATGGACACAAAGGTTTCGTTCTCATATACTCCAGATTTTAGGATAGTGGGTATTCAGAAGTCAGGAAAGGGTAGTCTTTCGTTACAAGATGTAGATCAGGCAGAAAATATAGCAAGGAGTGCTGCGGGAAAACTTTTCGAAGAACTTAAAAGGCAGTTAAATATCTAA